The Kordia sp. SMS9 DNA window AATTGTAATGCTGTTGTTGTTTCTAAAAAATTTCTATAAAAACGTAACGCCACTTTCTGTCTTAAACGCCATTCAACATGAGCTAGAAATCATTAAAGAAGAGCAAAATTTACTATTAATTTCCGAATTTAACACTTTAATTAGCGAAACCATCAAAGATGAACCTGCGCCGTTTATTTACGAGCGTTTGGGCGAAAAATACAAACACTATTTCATTGACGAATTTCAAGATACGTCCGAAATGCAATGGCAAAACTTAATTCCGTTGATTGCTAACAAGCTTCAAACGGAAGCGACAGGTGCCAAAAGTGGTTCGTTGACGATTGTGGGTGATGCCAAACAATCTATTTACCGTTGGCGCGGCGGAAAAGCCGAACAATTTATTGGATTGAACAAAGATGTGAATCCGTTTTTTGTGGAAAAAGATCCGCAAAACTTGCCTAGAAACTATCGCAGTTATGATGAAATTATCAATTTTAACAATGATTTCTTTCAACATGTTGCTTCATTTTTTCAACAAGAAGAATTTAGAGACCTTTATAAAATTGGTGCTACACAGCTTACAAATGACAAAAAAGGCGGATTGATTTCTTTCGATTTTATCGAAGCCAAAACAGTAGAGGAAGAATTTGAAATCATTCCTAAAAAAGTAGTGACTAAAATTCAAGAAGTACTTCAAAAAGGTTTTCAACATAGAGATATTTGTGTACTCACACGCCGAAAAAGTGAAGGAATTGCCGTAGCTGACGCCTTATCTGCTCATGAAATTCCTATTATTTCCTCAGAAACCTTACTCATCAAACGTTCGCAGGAAGTGCAATTTATCAATGATGTTTTAAAATTGGCAATTCAACCCAAAAACAATGAAGTCAAATTGCATTTATTAAACTATTTGGCAACTGAAAAATTACAGCTTCCTCAAAAACATCAATTCCTTAAAAAACATGTTGGTTTAGAACCAGAAAAACTATTTGAAGCGTTGCAGGACTTTACGTTTGACTTTACTTATTTCTTGCAATTATCGTTGTATGAAGCCGTGGAATATTGCATTCGCGCGTTTCAACTTACGTACGAATCTGACGCGTATCTTCAGTTTTTCTTAGATTTTGTATTGGAATACACACAGAAAAAACAACTCGGTTTTGCTGGTTTCTTAGAGCATTGGGAAAAGAAAAAAGATCATATCAGTATTATGGCTTCTGGTTCGGAAAATGCAGTGCAAATTATGACGATTCACAAAGCAAAAGGCTTGGAATTTCCTGTGGTAATCTTCCCATTTGCCAACACCGATATTTACAAAGAAATAGAACCGAAACTTTGGTATCCTATCAACGCAGCCGATTTTAATGGTTTTGAAGAAGCGTATTTAAACCTAAACAGCAGCATAAAAGAATATGGCGAATTGGGCGAAAGCTTGTACAACGCACGCCGATCGGAATTGGAGTTGGATAATTTTAACATTCTGTACGTTGCCTGTACGCGACCTGAACAACAATTGCACATCATCACCAAAAAAGATATAGATAGTAAAGGAAATGAGCGTTTGCAAACCTTTTCAGGGATTTTTATCAATTATTTGAAAACAAAAGAAGTCTGGAATGATGAACTTTCCACCTATACATTTGGGGACTCTGAGGCAAATCTCGCGGAAGCGGACACCATAGCAGACATTCACACGATTACACAGGAAAAATTTATCAGCACCGCCAAAGAAGATCACAACTTGCATTTAATGACCAAACAAGGTTTATTGTGGGATACTTCGCAGGAAGCGGCAATTGAAAAAGGAAATCTGATCCACGATGTGTTGGCAGAAATAAAATATCCGTCGGATTTAGAGTTTGTGTTGGATGAATATATAAGTAAAGGAATTATTGACGCGCAACAACGTGAAAAATTGGAGGAAAGTATCAGTTTGGTGGTAAATCATGTGGAAATTGAACCCTATTTTCACCAAGATAATACGGTGTACAACGAAAAAGACATCATTTCAAAAGCTGGAAAAATTCTGCGTCCCGATAGAATTGTAGTGAATCCGAATAACGAAACCATCATTATTGATTACAAAACGGGCAAACACGATCCGTTTTACGTCGAAAAAATATACGAATACGGCGATACGTTGGCGGAAATGGGCTTTTCGGTCACCAAAAAAATACTGTTGTACATCAACGAAGAAATTATTGTGAAGTATGTGTAATATTGCCCTTTATTTTGAATTTATCATAAAAAATCATGTAAAAAAGGGTGTTGTATTGCGGTAAATTCAAAAGATGCTATGGTTACTTCAAAAATCGTTACTATTTTTGTAAAAATCTAAAGAACCATGTACGGAAGCATTCAACAACACTTACAAAAAGAACTTCAAGAAATAAAAGACGCCGGATTGTATAAAAAAGAGCGTATTATTACGTCCGCTCAAGGCGCAGAAATTACGATTAATACTGGAGAAACTGTGATTAATTTTTGTGCGAATAACTATTTGGGATTGTCTTCGCATCCAGAGGTAATTCAGGCAGCAAAAGATACGATGGATACGCACGGGTTTGGAATGTCTTCAGTACGATTTATCTGTGGAACG harbors:
- a CDS encoding exodeoxyribonuclease V subunit beta produces the protein MSTPFIIYNASAGSGKTYTLVKDYLRILLSSVQKEAYKQILAVTFTNKAVAEMKARIIENLNAFAFDETAKNSPMFVDLTSDLKLHPAQLQQKAKEVLKSILHNYAFFEVATIDKFTHSVIRTFAYDLKLPLNFEVELDTDALLNEAVDQLISKAGEDKLISEVLIEYALEKADDDKSWDIAFDLNKIAKLLLNENEKPHLRKLKDKTLEDFSALKSLLKSKIQDAEKAIVHIGEDILATINEHNLDFKSFSGGYVPKHFQKLAQGNFKVTFGSSWQEKLLQNETLYPKREENTANADAIDTIQPKLIAAFIESKEIVMLLLFLKNFYKNVTPLSVLNAIQHELEIIKEEQNLLLISEFNTLISETIKDEPAPFIYERLGEKYKHYFIDEFQDTSEMQWQNLIPLIANKLQTEATGAKSGSLTIVGDAKQSIYRWRGGKAEQFIGLNKDVNPFFVEKDPQNLPRNYRSYDEIINFNNDFFQHVASFFQQEEFRDLYKIGATQLTNDKKGGLISFDFIEAKTVEEEFEIIPKKVVTKIQEVLQKGFQHRDICVLTRRKSEGIAVADALSAHEIPIISSETLLIKRSQEVQFINDVLKLAIQPKNNEVKLHLLNYLATEKLQLPQKHQFLKKHVGLEPEKLFEALQDFTFDFTYFLQLSLYEAVEYCIRAFQLTYESDAYLQFFLDFVLEYTQKKQLGFAGFLEHWEKKKDHISIMASGSENAVQIMTIHKAKGLEFPVVIFPFANTDIYKEIEPKLWYPINAADFNGFEEAYLNLNSSIKEYGELGESLYNARRSELELDNFNILYVACTRPEQQLHIITKKDIDSKGNERLQTFSGIFINYLKTKEVWNDELSTYTFGDSEANLAEADTIADIHTITQEKFISTAKEDHNLHLMTKQGLLWDTSQEAAIEKGNLIHDVLAEIKYPSDLEFVLDEYISKGIIDAQQREKLEESISLVVNHVEIEPYFHQDNTVYNEKDIISKAGKILRPDRIVVNPNNETIIIDYKTGKHDPFYVEKIYEYGDTLAEMGFSVTKKILLYINEEIIVKYV